One genomic window of Hemitrygon akajei chromosome 1, sHemAka1.3, whole genome shotgun sequence includes the following:
- the hey1 gene encoding hairy/enhancer-of-split related with YRPW motif protein 1 — translation MKRTHDYSSSDSELDEMIEVEKESADENGNSSTATGSMSPSTTSQVLARKRRRGIIEKRRRDRINNSLSELRRLVPSAYEKQGSAKLEKAEILQMTVDHLKMLHAAGGKGYFDAHALAMDYRSLGFRECLAEVARYLSIIEGLESSDPLRVRLVSHLNNYASQREAANTAPPSIGHFPWSNGFSHHPHHHLHPLLMPPVVHNSSSTALTEPHHQNRIGTSSHSETSPRRVPPSCSVGPVIPVVTTSTKLSPPLFSMSSLSAFPLSFPLISPSTFSSATQTSANNIGKPYRPWGMEIGAF, via the exons ATGAAGAGAACTCACGATTACAGCTCGTCGGACAGTGAATTGGACGAAATGATCGAAGTTGAGAAAGAAAGCGCCGATGAAAACGG GAACTCCAGCACAGCCACGGGCTCCATGTCCCCCAGTACCACCTCACAGGTCCTGGCGAGGAAAAGGAGGCGCGGG ATTATAGAAAAACGTCGACGGGATCGTATTAACAACAGCCTGTCTGAACTACGAAGGCTGGTGCCGAGCGCTTATGAGAAACAA GGATCCGCCAAGCTGGAAAAggcagagattttgcagatgactGTTGACCACTTGAAGATGTTGCATGCGGCTGGTGGCAAAG GTTATTTTGATGCTCATGCTCTAGCCATGGATTACCGCAGCCTGGGATTTCGAGAATGTCTGGCTGAAGTGGCTCGGTACTTGAGTATCATTGAAGGCCTGGAGAGCTCCGATCCACTCCGAGTGCGCCTGGTCTCTCACCTCAACAACTATGCATCTCAGAGGGAAGCAGCAAACACTGCCCCCCCAAGCATCGGACATTTTCCCTGGAGCAATGGCTTCAGTCACCACCCGCATCACCATCTGCACCCGCTCCTGATGCCACCGGTTGTCCACAACAGCAGCAGTACTGCCTTGACGGAGCCTCACCATCAAAACCGGATCGGGACCTCCTCGCACTCTGAGACGTCCCCACGTCGGGTGCCTCCTAGTTGCAGTGTGGGTCCAGTCATTCCTGTTGTTACCACCTCCACAAAACTGTCCCCCCCTTTGTTCTCAATGTCATCGCTATCTGCATTTCCTCTGTCTTTCCCGTTGATTTCACCCAGTACGTTCAGTTCAGCAACTCAGACTTCAGCCAACAACATCGGCAAGCCCTACAGACCCTGGGGGATGGAGATTGGTGCTTTCTAA